One Rhodopirellula bahusiensis genomic region harbors:
- a CDS encoding DUF6677 family protein — MAQRSRKSRDAESNPGEKSTETDSKPDSAKGSKPKPEQIKVNPKVFNGDSQIEVDGIQVDLRNRYLAAFLAWLVPGAGHYYQGRHTKGTLFVISILSIWMLGFALGGFHVVYASWYPGDKRWHYFLQAGVGSAALPALVQGNRMRLATDNRGRTRSDYEPLWNGFMAPPHRPVDESEADEVAAWYARRGSGYEMGTWYTMIAGLLNFLVVYDAFGGPLAVPISGRKKRESESSEGSTQDGDASPAFAEGV, encoded by the coding sequence ATGGCCCAACGTTCACGCAAATCCCGAGACGCTGAGTCCAATCCTGGCGAGAAATCGACCGAAACCGATTCAAAGCCGGACTCCGCAAAAGGCTCCAAACCGAAGCCGGAGCAAATCAAAGTCAATCCAAAGGTGTTCAACGGCGACTCGCAAATTGAAGTCGACGGTATCCAGGTCGACTTGCGAAATCGTTACCTGGCGGCATTTTTGGCGTGGCTGGTTCCCGGTGCGGGTCACTACTACCAAGGTCGCCACACCAAGGGCACTTTGTTCGTGATCAGTATTCTCTCGATCTGGATGTTGGGCTTCGCCTTGGGTGGCTTCCACGTCGTTTACGCCTCTTGGTATCCCGGTGACAAACGCTGGCATTATTTTCTTCAGGCCGGCGTGGGTTCTGCGGCATTGCCCGCTCTGGTTCAAGGCAACCGAATGCGTTTGGCGACGGACAATCGTGGTCGAACCCGCTCGGACTACGAGCCTTTGTGGAATGGTTTCATGGCACCTCCGCATCGTCCCGTCGATGAATCGGAGGCTGACGAAGTTGCCGCTTGGTACGCCCGGCGCGGTTCGGGATACGAAATGGGGACTTGGTACACGATGATTGCCGGGCTGCTGAACTTCTTGGTGGTTTACGACGCGTTTGGGGGCCCCTTGGCAGTGCCGATCAGCGGCCGCAAGAAACGCGAATCGGAATCATCGGAGGGCTCCACCCAAGACGGAGACGCTTCGCCCGCGTTTGCGGAAGGCGTCTGA